One genomic segment of Penaeus chinensis breed Huanghai No. 1 chromosome 24, ASM1920278v2, whole genome shotgun sequence includes these proteins:
- the LOC125037960 gene encoding pupal cuticle protein 36a-like: MKLLTFIAAAVVIASADFQSYNPGGHGFGGSGAGFGGGSGSGFGGGSGFVSGGCGPGQVFHAGRCVTPRENRKVYLYNAPPAPSVPHGPPPYIPEPTIDTNIVFIQTPEEGPGPDPIVIPPPQTRSVVYVLNKQTQEQQDVIEVPAPPATSPEVYFVNYADGENPVLPSGVDLQSALNAASQGGGQVIGGGAGASGGGSGGFVSSGGDW; this comes from the coding sequence ACTTTTATAGCTGCAGCTGTGGTGATAGCGTCTGCTGATTTCCAAAGCTATAACCCAGGAGGGCACGGTTTTGGAGGTTCAGGAGCAGGCTTTGGAGGAGGCTCAGGCTCAGGATTTGGAGGAGGTTCGGGTTTTGTTTCAGGAGGATGCGGTCCCGGACAGGTGTTCCATGCTGGCAGATGTGTCACTCCACGCGAGAACCGCAAAGTCTATTTATACAACGCACCACCCGCACCTTCAGTTCCCCACGGTCCTCCACCATACATCCCTGAGCCAACCATTGACACGAATATCGTATTCATCCAAACACCCGAAGAAGGTCCGGGACCAGATCCTATCGTCATACCTCCACCACAGACGCGAAGCGTTGTCTATGTTcttaacaaacagacacaagagcAGCAGGATGTGATCGAAGTCCCAGCACCTCCAGCAACCAGCCCTGAAGTTTACTTCGTGAACTACGCTGATGGCGAGAACCCAGTTCTTCCAAGCGGCGTTGATCTTCAAAGCGCCTTGAATGCAGCTTCCCAAGGGGGCGGTCAAGTGATTGGAGGAGGGGCCGGAGCCAGCGGTGGAGGAAGCGGTGGTTTCGTAAGCAGCGGGGGGGATTGGTGA
- the LOC125037961 gene encoding pupal cuticle protein 36-like, whose amino-acid sequence MKTLILISTVLATAWADLPRYGSFGGGGSSSGFGGGSSSGFGGSGSGRGGSGSGGCGHGQVFHAGRCVTPRENRKVYLYNAPPAPPVPHGPPPYIPEPTIDTNIVFIQTPEQASRAKYSDEADVYMIMSEIAQRKLEYRPQILISTVLATAWADLPRYGSFGGGGSSSGFGGGSSSGFGGSGSGRGGSGSGGCGHGQVFHAGRCVTPRENRKVYLYNAPPAPPVPHGPPPYIPEPTIDTNIVFIQTPEQGPGPDPIVIPPPQTRSVVYVLNKQTQEQQDVIEVPAPPATSPEVYFVNYADGENPVLPSGVDLQSALNAASQGGGQVIGGGAGGSGGSFRGNGGSGGFVSSGGVSGGFGGSGESGGFGGNGVGSGFGGSGGSGRFGGGVTSGGFGGGVISGGFGGGGDNGEIIVSGGGGGSISGGSLSSRYSTP is encoded by the exons ATGAAGACCTTG ATTTTAATTAGTACAGTTCTAGCCACGGCATGGGCTGACCTACCACGCTATGGAAgttttggaggaggaggatcaagcTCTGGTTTTGGAGGAGGTTCAAGCTCTGGTTTTGGAGGTTCAGGGTCTGGAAGAGGAGGTTCAGGCTCAGGAGGATGCGGTCACGGACAAGTGTTCCATGCTGGTAGATGTGTTACTCCACGTGAGAACCGCAAAGTCTACTTGTACAATGCACCACCCGCACCTCCAGTTCCCCACGGTCCTCCACCATACATCCCTGAACCAACCATTGACACGAATATCGTGTTCATCCAAACACCTGAACAAG CTTCTAGAGCAAAGTATAGTGACGAAGCGGATGTTTATATGATAATGTCTGAAATCGCCCAACGAAAATTAGAGTATCGACCTCAA ATTTTAATTAGTACAGTTCTAGCCACGGCATGGGCTGACCTACCACGCTATGGAAgttttggaggaggaggatcaagcTCTGGTTTTGGAGGAGGTTCAAGCTCTGGTTTTGGAGGTTCAGGGTCTGGAAGAGGAGGTTCAGGCTCAGGAGGATGCGGTCACGGACAAGTGTTCCATGCTGGTAGATGTGTTACTCCACGTGAGAACCGCAAAGTCTACTTGTACAATGCACCACCCGCACCTCCAGTTCCCCACGGTCCTCCACCATACATCCCTGAACCAACCATTGACACGAATATCGTGTTCATCCAAACACCTGAACAAGGTCCAGGACCAGATCCTATCGTCATACCTCCACCACAAACACGAAGCGTTGTCTATGTTcttaacaaacagacacaagagcAACAGGATGTGATCGAAGTCCCAGCACCTCCAGCAACCAGCCCTGAAGTTTACTTCGTGAACTACGCTGATGGCGAGAACCCAGTTCTTCCAAGCGGCGTTGATCTTCAGAGCGCACTAAATGCAGCTTCCCAAGGGGGCGGTCAAGTGATTGGAGGAGGCGCCGGAGGCAGTGGTGGCAGCTTCAGGGGTAATGGAGGAAGCGGTGGTTTCGTAAGCAGCGGAGGAGTTAGTGGTGGTTTTGGAGGCAGTGGAGAAAGTGGTGGTTTCGGAGGCAATGGAGTTGGAAGTGGATTTGGAGGCAGTGGAGGAAGTGGTAGATTTGGAGGCGGTGTTACCagcggaggattcggaggcggtgtTATTagcggaggattcggaggcggtggaGATAATGGAGAAATCATCGTCAGTGGAGGTGGCGGTGGGTCCATCAGTGGAGGCTCCCTTTCGAGTCGTTACTCTACACCATAA